One region of Desertifilum tharense IPPAS B-1220 genomic DNA includes:
- a CDS encoding DUF29 family protein, whose product MVQELVNLRSAIVEGHYEVALALVDELEGMSKQATIRNIESYLLRLLIHLIKNQVERRLTPSWAISISDSIRQIKKLNLKDNQTSYYISQEDWQSFLEENLEAAIRPASLEVLSGTLKPKQLAERLDKPQLMQLAQKLLNLTYEYSAKDLPNIIDTVLVEFPGGEEWES is encoded by the coding sequence ATGGTTCAAGAACTAGTCAATTTGAGAAGCGCAATTGTTGAGGGACATTATGAAGTTGCCCTAGCATTGGTTGATGAATTGGAGGGAATGAGCAAGCAAGCAACGATTCGGAACATTGAATCCTATTTACTACGGTTGTTGATTCACCTAATTAAAAATCAAGTTGAGAGACGTTTAACCCCTTCTTGGGCTATTTCAATTTCCGATTCAATTCGTCAGATTAAAAAATTGAATTTGAAGGATAATCAAACTTCATACTATATTTCTCAGGAAGACTGGCAATCTTTTTTAGAAGAAAACCTAGAAGCCGCTATCCGTCCAGCAAGTTTAGAAGTATTGTCAGGAACCTTAAAGCCAAAGCAGCTTGCAGAACGATTAGACAAGCCTCAGTTGATGCAACTTGCTCAAAAATTACTCAATCTGACTTACGAATATTCAGCAAAAGACTTGCCGAATATCATCGATACGGTTTTAGTAGAGTTTCCTGGGGGTGAAGAATGGGAGAGCTAA
- a CDS encoding Uma2 family endonuclease — MVTSRSTLSDTSTPIIYPDSDGQPMADNTIQFRWISVIYHNLAWWFASNPDVFVAGDLLWYPVEGNNKLRQAPDVMVAIGRPKGERGSYQQWQENDIAPQVVFEILSPGNRLKEMARKFWFYNDYGVEEYYVYDPDKNDLSGWLRNQGEVPEQARLNVIDEMNGWISPRLQIQFELNATTLTLYRPDGSPFLDYNTVQERLQQLEQQLQQVEQRAEIAEQRAETAEQRANRLAERLREMGINPDE, encoded by the coding sequence ATGGTGACTTCACGTTCGACCTTAAGCGATACCTCAACACCCATCATCTACCCCGACAGCGATGGTCAACCAATGGCAGACAATACGATTCAGTTTCGCTGGATTAGCGTTATTTATCATAACCTCGCCTGGTGGTTTGCTAGCAATCCTGATGTCTTCGTCGCTGGGGATTTGCTGTGGTATCCCGTAGAGGGCAATAATAAGCTGCGTCAGGCTCCTGATGTGATGGTAGCAATCGGGCGTCCCAAAGGCGAGCGCGGTTCTTACCAACAGTGGCAGGAAAACGACATCGCGCCGCAAGTCGTTTTTGAGATTTTGTCCCCAGGAAACCGACTCAAGGAAATGGCCCGCAAGTTCTGGTTTTATAACGATTATGGCGTAGAGGAATACTACGTCTACGATCCAGATAAAAATGACCTTTCTGGATGGCTGCGGAATCAAGGAGAAGTGCCAGAACAAGCACGTCTCAACGTGATTGATGAAATGAATGGCTGGATCAGTCCGCGTTTGCAAATCCAATTTGAACTCAACGCGACAACCCTGACGCTCTATCGTCCCGACGGTTCGCCATTCCTCGATTACAATACCGTACAAGAACGCCTGCAACAGTTAGAACAGCAACTTCAACAAGTAGAACAACGCGCTGAAATTGCCGAACAACGGGCGGAAACAGCCGAACAACGGGCTAACCGCCTAGCAGAGCGTTTGCGAGAGATGGGTATCAATCCCGACGAGTGA
- the accA gene encoding acetyl-CoA carboxylase carboxyl transferase subunit alpha, which yields MATQERKPLLLDFEKPLVELEARIKQIRELAEENDVDVSEQIRQLEARAVQLRQEIFTGLSPSQRLQLARHPRRPSTLDYVQAISDEWIELHGDRSGSDDPALVAGVGRLAGRPVVMLGHQKGRDTKDNVARNFGMASPGGYRKAIRLMEHANRFGMPIITFIDTPGAWAGVEAEKQGQGEAIAYNLREMFRFDVPILCTVIGEGGSGGALGIGVGDRLLMLEHAVYTVATPEACAAILWKDSAKAPQAAEALKITAWDLKNLGILDRIIPEPIGGAHSEPLKAAATLKQALLDDLAQLDALTSEQRRELRYQKFRNIGVFLEASA from the coding sequence GTGGCAACTCAAGAGCGCAAACCGTTACTTCTAGACTTTGAAAAACCCCTGGTGGAGTTAGAAGCGCGAATTAAACAAATTCGCGAACTCGCCGAAGAGAATGATGTCGATGTCTCCGAACAGATTCGCCAACTCGAAGCGCGGGCGGTACAACTGCGCCAGGAAATTTTTACGGGACTTTCGCCCTCCCAACGGCTGCAACTGGCTCGCCATCCCCGTCGCCCCAGTACCCTAGATTACGTGCAGGCGATTAGCGATGAGTGGATTGAGCTACATGGCGATCGCTCTGGCTCAGACGATCCCGCCCTCGTGGCTGGTGTCGGGCGGCTTGCAGGGCGTCCTGTGGTCATGCTAGGACATCAAAAAGGACGAGATACCAAGGATAACGTGGCGCGAAACTTTGGGATGGCTTCCCCTGGGGGCTACCGCAAAGCCATTCGCCTGATGGAACACGCCAACCGCTTTGGAATGCCCATTATCACTTTTATTGACACCCCCGGCGCGTGGGCGGGTGTGGAAGCCGAAAAGCAAGGTCAAGGGGAAGCGATCGCCTATAATTTGCGCGAGATGTTCCGCTTTGATGTGCCGATCCTCTGTACCGTAATTGGCGAAGGCGGTTCGGGGGGCGCTTTAGGGATTGGTGTGGGCGATCGCCTTTTGATGCTCGAACACGCCGTTTACACCGTCGCCACCCCGGAAGCCTGCGCCGCCATCTTATGGAAAGACTCAGCCAAAGCCCCCCAAGCCGCAGAAGCGCTGAAAATTACAGCTTGGGACTTAAAAAATCTTGGCATTCTCGATCGCATCATCCCCGAACCGATCGGCGGCGCTCATAGCGAACCCCTAAAGGCTGCCGCTACCCTCAAACAAGCCTTGCTCGACGATCTCGCTCAACTTGATGCCCTAACTAGCGAGCAACGCCGAGAATTGCGCTATCAAAAATTCCGCAATATCGGTGTTTTCCTGGAAGCCTCCGCTTAA
- a CDS encoding SDR family oxidoreductase — MTFATHKRALITGASSGIGKATALAFAEAGIHLALVSRSASKLEAVVAQAQALGVEAKAYPLDLAEVGQVKDRIAAIATEFGPIDILVNNAGIGYTGMLMETSLADWQSVLDINLTSVFQCIQGVIPSMRDRASGTIINVASIAAQNAFPNWGAYSVSKAGLVMLSKILAAEERSHGIRTICISPGSVNTPIWDTDTVQADFNRNAMLTPEVVAQTILHAAQLPASAVVEELTLLSNAGVL, encoded by the coding sequence ATGACTTTTGCAACTCACAAGCGTGCCTTAATCACAGGCGCAAGTAGTGGAATTGGCAAAGCTACCGCCCTAGCCTTTGCTGAAGCTGGCATTCACCTAGCCTTAGTGAGCCGCAGCGCCTCTAAGCTAGAAGCCGTTGTCGCCCAAGCCCAAGCCCTGGGAGTAGAAGCTAAAGCCTATCCCCTAGATTTGGCAGAAGTCGGCCAAGTGAAAGATCGCATCGCCGCGATCGCCACAGAATTTGGACCTATTGACATCTTGGTCAACAATGCAGGCATCGGTTATACCGGAATGCTAATGGAAACCTCCCTCGCTGACTGGCAAAGCGTTTTGGATATTAACCTCACCAGCGTGTTTCAGTGCATCCAAGGAGTCATTCCCAGTATGCGCGATCGCGCCAGTGGCACCATCATTAACGTTGCCTCCATTGCTGCTCAAAATGCCTTCCCCAACTGGGGAGCCTACAGCGTTAGCAAAGCTGGGTTAGTGATGCTGTCCAAAATTCTCGCCGCCGAAGAACGCAGCCACGGCATCCGCACGATCTGCATCTCTCCCGGTTCTGTCAATACTCCCATTTGGGATACGGACACGGTTCAGGCAGACTTTAACCGCAATGCCATGCTAACGCCAGAAGTCGTTGCCCAAACCATCTTGCACGCAGCCCAATTACCAGCATCCGCAGTCGTTGAAGAATTAACCCTGCTCTCCAATGCTGGTGTCCTTTAA
- the folE gene encoding GTP cyclohydrolase I FolE: MTIASSNGSRFSDSAQEKDANNRLVTRPDRSTSTTQKATEANISDEQMMEAVRTMLLDVGEDPEREGLIKTPKRVMEAMRFLTSGYNQSLEELVNGAIFDEGHNEMVLVRDISLFSLCEHHMLPFMGKAHVAYIPNERVVGLSKLARIVEMYARRLQVQERLTRQVAEAIQEILDPKGVAVVVEASHMCMVMRGVQKPGSWTVTSAMVGVFQDDQKTREEFLNLIRHQPAFF; encoded by the coding sequence ATGACTATCGCTTCCTCAAACGGTTCTAGATTTTCCGATAGCGCTCAAGAAAAAGATGCGAACAACCGCCTTGTGACTCGTCCGGATCGTTCAACTTCCACCACCCAAAAAGCCACTGAAGCAAACATTAGCGACGAGCAGATGATGGAAGCCGTTCGCACCATGCTCTTGGATGTCGGCGAAGATCCAGAACGCGAAGGACTGATCAAAACTCCCAAGCGGGTGATGGAAGCGATGCGTTTCCTCACCAGCGGCTACAACCAATCTCTCGAAGAACTGGTGAATGGAGCCATTTTTGATGAAGGTCATAACGAGATGGTTTTGGTGCGCGATATCAGCTTATTTAGCTTGTGCGAACACCACATGCTTCCTTTTATGGGTAAAGCTCACGTCGCGTATATTCCCAACGAACGCGTTGTCGGTTTAAGCAAGCTCGCTCGTATTGTGGAAATGTATGCGCGCCGCTTGCAAGTGCAAGAAAGACTGACTCGCCAAGTCGCAGAAGCTATTCAAGAAATCCTAGACCCCAAAGGCGTCGCTGTCGTCGTCGAAGCCAGCCACATGTGCATGGTGATGCGCGGCGTGCAAAAACCCGGTTCTTGGACGGTGACAAGCGCAATGGTGGGAGTATTCCAAGATGACCAAAAAACCCGCGAAGAGTTCTTAAACCTGATTCGCCATCAACCCGCATTTTTCTAA
- the dusB gene encoding tRNA dihydrouridine synthase DusB: MIALNPELQARLSTPLKIGTVTVKSRVLQSPLSGVTDLVFRRLVRRYAPDSMMYTEMVQASSLNHVKGLPKIMEVDPNERPVSIQLFDCRPDFLATAAQKAMAEGADTIDINMGCPVNKITKNGGGSSLLRQPDIAEAIVREVVKAVDIPVTVKTRIGWSEDEINILDFAKRMQDAGAAMLTLHGRTRAQGYNGTANWEWIGKVKQILSIPVIANGDIFSIEAAVKCLEKTGADGVMCSRGTLGYPFLVGEIDYFLKTGECLPKPTPVECLECAKEHLQALYEYKGQRGIQQARKHMAWYAKGFSGAGELRSQLSRVESVAQGFELIDRTIEQLSKPWVQIPDSANSCNVH, translated from the coding sequence ATGATTGCCCTGAACCCCGAACTGCAAGCTCGACTTTCAACTCCCTTAAAAATTGGTACGGTAACGGTCAAAAGCCGCGTTTTGCAATCTCCTCTATCGGGCGTTACCGATTTGGTTTTTCGGCGGTTAGTGCGGCGCTATGCACCCGATTCGATGATGTATACCGAAATGGTACAAGCTTCTAGCTTAAACCATGTGAAGGGATTGCCTAAAATTATGGAAGTCGATCCCAACGAACGCCCGGTTAGCATTCAATTATTTGATTGTCGCCCCGATTTTTTAGCCACTGCGGCTCAAAAAGCAATGGCTGAGGGAGCCGATACCATTGATATCAATATGGGCTGCCCCGTGAATAAAATTACTAAAAACGGGGGCGGTTCTTCGCTATTGCGACAACCCGATATTGCTGAAGCGATTGTTCGGGAAGTGGTGAAAGCAGTAGATATTCCTGTGACTGTAAAAACCCGCATTGGTTGGTCTGAGGATGAAATCAATATCTTAGATTTTGCCAAGCGGATGCAAGATGCGGGGGCTGCAATGTTAACGCTGCATGGTAGAACTCGCGCCCAAGGTTACAATGGGACGGCAAATTGGGAATGGATTGGTAAAGTTAAGCAAATTCTGTCTATTCCAGTTATTGCGAATGGGGATATTTTTTCAATAGAAGCGGCGGTTAAATGTTTAGAAAAAACGGGTGCAGATGGGGTCATGTGTTCGAGAGGAACGCTAGGATATCCGTTTTTAGTGGGAGAAATTGATTATTTTCTCAAAACGGGTGAATGCTTGCCGAAACCGACGCCGGTTGAATGTTTGGAGTGCGCGAAGGAACATTTACAGGCGCTCTATGAATATAAGGGGCAGCGCGGCATTCAACAAGCCCGCAAGCACATGGCTTGGTATGCAAAAGGGTTTAGCGGTGCGGGGGAGTTGCGAAGCCAGCTTTCCCGCGTGGAGTCTGTGGCGCAGGGGTTTGAGTTAATTGATAGAACCATTGAGCAGTTATCAAAACCTTGGGTTCAAATTCCTGATTCTGCTAATAGTTGCAATGTACACTGA
- a CDS encoding Hsp20/alpha crystallin family protein encodes MKSFVYWQPWSEIQPLASHLKPELQASRTTSPRNSARPSLPAVEVQTTEETIILQVELPGVEAKDIDLQVTRDRVAIAVSRSRQNQPQGVLYSEFQYGAFQRAIALSEPIVADRAQAKLNNGILTLTLLKLKAVQPEVVRVKLDTPSTQPQTEHSPAISELSSPRQANFSELEDPWVVPASA; translated from the coding sequence ATGAAATCTTTTGTCTACTGGCAACCCTGGTCCGAAATTCAACCCTTAGCATCCCATTTAAAACCCGAATTGCAAGCGAGTCGAACAACTTCACCCCGCAATAGCGCGCGTCCTTCTCTTCCGGCCGTTGAAGTTCAAACCACTGAAGAGACAATCATTTTACAGGTTGAACTGCCTGGAGTGGAAGCCAAAGATATTGACTTACAAGTCACTCGCGATCGGGTTGCGATCGCCGTTAGCCGTTCGCGTCAAAACCAACCCCAAGGCGTTCTTTACTCCGAATTTCAGTATGGCGCATTTCAAAGAGCGATCGCCCTCAGCGAACCCATCGTTGCAGACCGCGCTCAAGCTAAATTAAACAACGGAATTCTCACCCTAACCCTCTTGAAACTCAAAGCCGTACAACCGGAAGTCGTGAGAGTCAAGCTAGATACTCCCTCAACTCAACCTCAAACAGAACATTCTCCTGCGATTAGCGAACTCTCCTCCCCTCGTCAAGCGAACTTCTCAGAACTCGAAGATCCTTGGGTGGTTCCCGCCTCTGCGTAA
- the dnaK gene encoding molecular chaperone DnaK — protein sequence MAKVVGIDLGTTNSCVAVMEGGKPTVIANAEGFRTTPSVVAYAKNGDRLVGQIAKRQAVMNPENTFYSVKRFIGRKFDEVTHESTEVSYKVLRDNNANVKLDCPAQSKQFAPEEISAQVLRKLVDDASKYLGETVTQAVITVPAYFNDSQRQATKDAGKIAGIEVLRIINEPTAASLAYGLDKKSNETILVFDLGGGTFDVSILEVGDGVFEVLATSGDTHLGGDDFDKKIVDFLAEEFRKAEGIDLRKDKQALQRLTEAAEKAKIELSSVTQAEINLPFITATQDGPKHLDTQLTRGKFEDICSDLIERCRIPVENALRDAKLTKNDINEVVMVGGSTRIPAVQEMVRKILKEPNQTVNPDEVVAVGAAIQAGVLAGEVKDILLLDVTPLSLGVETLGGVMTKIIPRNTTIPTKKSEVFSTAVDGQTNVEIHVLQGEREMATDNKSLGTFRLDGIPAAPRGVPQIEVTFDIDANGILNVTAKDKGTGKVQSISITGASTLPGDEVDRMVREAESNAEADKARREKIDRKNQADALTYQAEKQISELGDKVPAADKTKVEGLIKDLREAISQEDDDRIKSLTSELQQALYSISTNIYQQGGGGTPGDDGGAGPTGGGGASSSGGSDDDVIDAEFSETK from the coding sequence ATGGCTAAAGTAGTTGGAATTGACTTAGGTACGACAAACTCCTGCGTTGCTGTTATGGAAGGTGGTAAACCCACTGTAATCGCGAATGCAGAAGGCTTCCGTACCACCCCCTCCGTCGTTGCTTACGCCAAAAATGGCGATCGCCTAGTCGGTCAAATCGCCAAACGTCAGGCCGTTATGAACCCGGAAAACACCTTCTATTCCGTTAAACGGTTCATCGGACGCAAATTTGACGAAGTAACCCACGAGTCCACCGAAGTTTCCTACAAAGTCCTTCGCGACAACAACGCTAACGTCAAACTCGACTGTCCCGCCCAAAGCAAGCAATTTGCCCCCGAAGAAATTTCCGCCCAAGTGCTGCGGAAACTGGTAGACGACGCCAGCAAATACCTCGGCGAAACCGTCACCCAAGCCGTAATTACCGTTCCCGCCTACTTCAACGACTCCCAACGGCAAGCCACCAAAGACGCCGGTAAAATTGCCGGGATTGAAGTTCTGCGGATCATCAACGAACCCACCGCCGCCTCTCTGGCCTACGGTTTAGACAAAAAATCCAACGAAACCATCCTCGTCTTTGACTTAGGGGGCGGTACCTTCGACGTATCCATCCTAGAAGTTGGCGATGGCGTCTTTGAAGTCTTAGCCACCTCCGGCGACACTCACCTCGGCGGCGACGACTTTGACAAGAAAATCGTAGACTTCCTCGCCGAAGAATTCAGAAAAGCTGAAGGCATTGACCTCCGCAAGGACAAACAAGCCCTGCAACGCTTAACCGAAGCCGCAGAAAAAGCCAAAATTGAGCTTTCTAGCGTCACCCAAGCAGAAATCAACCTGCCCTTCATTACCGCAACCCAAGACGGACCAAAACACCTCGATACCCAATTGACTCGCGGCAAATTTGAAGACATTTGCTCCGATCTGATCGAGCGTTGCCGCATCCCGGTGGAAAACGCGCTGCGCGATGCCAAACTCACCAAAAACGACATTAATGAGGTCGTCATGGTTGGGGGTTCTACCCGCATTCCTGCGGTTCAAGAAATGGTTCGCAAGATCCTCAAAGAACCCAACCAAACCGTTAACCCTGATGAAGTGGTTGCTGTGGGTGCGGCGATTCAAGCTGGCGTCCTCGCAGGCGAAGTCAAAGATATCCTGCTGTTGGATGTCACCCCGCTGTCTCTGGGGGTTGAAACCCTCGGCGGCGTGATGACCAAAATTATCCCGCGCAACACCACCATCCCCACCAAGAAATCGGAAGTCTTCTCTACTGCTGTTGACGGTCAAACCAATGTCGAAATTCACGTTCTCCAAGGGGAACGGGAAATGGCCACCGACAACAAGAGCTTGGGAACTTTCCGCCTAGACGGTATCCCCGCAGCCCCTCGCGGCGTCCCTCAAATCGAAGTCACCTTCGATATTGACGCCAACGGTATCCTGAACGTTACCGCGAAGGATAAAGGTACGGGTAAAGTCCAATCGATCAGCATCACGGGTGCTTCTACGCTACCGGGCGATGAAGTGGATCGGATGGTCAGAGAAGCAGAAAGCAATGCGGAAGCTGATAAAGCGCGTCGCGAGAAAATCGACCGCAAGAACCAAGCCGACGCCCTCACTTACCAAGCTGAGAAGCAAATTAGCGAACTCGGCGATAAGGTGCCCGCAGCAGATAAGACGAAAGTTGAAGGCTTGATTAAAGACTTGCGCGAAGCCATTTCTCAAGAAGATGACGATCGCATTAAGTCTCTGACAAGCGAACTGCAACAAGCCCTCTACAGCATTAGCACCAATATCTATCAGCAAGGCGGTGGCGGCACCCCTGGCGATGATGGCGGCGCAGGCCCCACAGGTGGTGGCGGTGCAAGTTCTAGCGGCGGTTCAGATGACGATGTGATTGATGCTGAGTTCTCTGAAACCAAATAG
- a CDS encoding acetoacetate decarboxylase family protein: MVYPPSPWTLRGFGLQTVHLVDLDRVRSLIPPQLEIVSLFPGKTLGGIYLAHYERGSTLEYNELIAVAAIVRSGWRWGGWISHIYVDNPDSVAGGREIWHLPKELAQFQWEGMSRVTVRQEDRILCSLQSSPVSLSLPLSANLPVLSCANSSLFLFHGEFQGKTGWVDAQLNIPRESPLAALGLAKPWLSLSIPSLNFVAQTPREAN; encoded by the coding sequence ATGGTTTATCCCCCTTCCCCTTGGACATTGCGCGGTTTTGGTCTGCAAACCGTACATTTAGTCGATCTCGATCGGGTGCGTTCTTTGATTCCACCCCAGTTGGAAATTGTGAGTTTATTTCCGGGTAAAACCCTAGGCGGAATTTATCTGGCGCATTACGAAAGGGGTTCAACCCTGGAATATAACGAGTTAATTGCAGTTGCTGCTATTGTGCGTTCGGGCTGGCGGTGGGGCGGCTGGATTTCTCATATTTATGTCGATAATCCTGATTCTGTGGCAGGCGGGCGGGAAATCTGGCATTTACCCAAAGAATTGGCCCAATTTCAGTGGGAAGGGATGAGTCGAGTGACGGTTCGCCAAGAGGATCGAATTCTTTGTTCTCTCCAGAGTTCTCCGGTGAGTTTGAGTTTACCTCTGAGTGCGAATTTGCCAGTGTTGAGTTGCGCCAATTCCTCTTTATTCTTGTTTCACGGTGAGTTTCAAGGTAAAACAGGTTGGGTTGATGCTCAGTTAAATATCCCGCGAGAAAGCCCTTTAGCTGCTCTTGGGTTGGCTAAACCGTGGCTGAGTTTGAGCATTCCCTCGCTGAATTTTGTCGCCCAAACTCCAAGAGAGGCAAATTAG
- a CDS encoding protein-arginine deiminase family protein, which translates to MKSLFQIKTSTDSSEESRIHEDILGVDRPLQIYLEHLAPQEDAIVSLKARGEIEIYSPTHQRIETPAFVPLKQLPSITLVARTFSDRLNDRSLEIAFQDETGYPLSQVQLKFTCLQVCLDVDADRDGVVDRNNPHKSSWKWGREGHGAILIVNTDRDSVHSENQYDEGERLRGLLDLQDSSFMIVRRAGLEELPLGCELYLSVSQETAQRICIYDELENGGNELINPNKTKAKIKQTDRDILLAVKGLSYPDIDFDGLVEITLSLVKDRETIYSDRVIFRVAPWMMTPNTLSPFMVFVSRLSQGDNETFIEDLRKVAAQANVQLDPVPYEYHKDDPWMRDEIEIGYTQAPGKFIHVVLDSPRDRGLDHLTNRQLISSSFGYVIRKSRHSATKLDSFGNLEVSPPVTVNGVNYPFGRIIFGGTRPEIIQEPRRKLKVLRDFFFAQKIQAPFEIFSDWLSVGHIDEFMNFVPAPTAKGFKLILASPDRCYQLLQQLQKAGHSQALLRQGKQLYQKPADISVAEVLANPELASHNQRFQEYINWNRETLKQELGLGEEDIIDLPALFDNDDGRAEAFFPNMVNLLVLNQHLAIPKPFGPQIHQQCQFEAYVEGVLGPLGLVCHFIDDWDPYFRKGGEIHCGTNTSRQPPTQKWWEIEPMFFS; encoded by the coding sequence GTGAAAAGTTTATTTCAAATCAAAACATCGACTGATTCTTCTGAAGAATCTAGGATTCATGAAGATATTTTAGGAGTCGATCGACCCTTACAGATTTATTTAGAACATCTAGCTCCTCAAGAAGACGCCATCGTCAGCTTGAAAGCGCGCGGAGAAATCGAAATTTACTCCCCAACTCATCAACGCATTGAAACCCCGGCATTCGTTCCGCTCAAACAGCTTCCTTCCATTACTCTAGTTGCTAGAACTTTTAGCGATCGCCTCAACGATCGCTCTTTAGAAATTGCGTTTCAAGATGAAACAGGCTATCCCCTCAGCCAAGTTCAACTCAAATTTACCTGTCTGCAAGTTTGTTTAGATGTGGATGCAGATCGAGATGGAGTTGTCGATCGTAATAATCCCCATAAAAGCAGTTGGAAATGGGGAAGAGAGGGACATGGCGCAATTTTGATTGTGAATACAGACCGCGATTCCGTTCATTCTGAAAATCAATATGATGAGGGAGAGCGGCTGAGAGGCTTGCTAGACTTGCAAGATTCAAGCTTTATGATTGTTCGTAGAGCAGGACTTGAAGAATTGCCTTTGGGTTGCGAACTTTACTTATCCGTCAGTCAAGAAACGGCTCAACGCATCTGTATTTATGACGAACTTGAAAACGGTGGAAATGAATTAATTAACCCGAATAAAACCAAAGCCAAAATCAAGCAAACCGATCGAGATATTCTCTTAGCAGTTAAGGGACTCAGTTATCCCGATATAGATTTTGACGGCTTGGTTGAAATCACATTAAGCCTAGTCAAAGATAGAGAAACAATTTATAGCGATCGCGTTATTTTTCGGGTTGCACCCTGGATGATGACGCCGAACACCTTATCGCCCTTTATGGTCTTTGTTTCTCGCTTATCTCAAGGGGATAACGAAACCTTTATCGAGGACCTCAGAAAGGTGGCTGCTCAAGCCAACGTACAACTCGATCCCGTTCCCTACGAATATCATAAAGACGATCCTTGGATGCGAGACGAGATTGAAATTGGCTACACTCAAGCCCCTGGCAAATTTATTCATGTCGTGTTAGACTCTCCGCGCGATCGCGGTTTAGATCATCTCACTAACCGCCAACTCATCAGTAGTAGCTTTGGGTATGTCATCCGTAAAAGTCGCCATTCAGCCACCAAACTCGATTCTTTTGGGAATTTAGAAGTTTCTCCACCCGTCACAGTGAACGGGGTCAATTATCCCTTTGGTCGTATCATATTTGGAGGAACCCGCCCTGAAATTATTCAAGAACCGCGCCGCAAGCTAAAAGTTTTGCGGGACTTTTTCTTTGCTCAAAAAATTCAGGCCCCCTTTGAAATCTTTTCTGACTGGCTGAGTGTCGGGCATATTGATGAATTTATGAACTTTGTTCCGGCTCCCACAGCTAAAGGATTTAAACTTATTCTTGCCAGTCCAGATCGGTGCTATCAACTTCTGCAACAGTTACAAAAGGCAGGACATTCTCAAGCCTTATTGCGACAAGGCAAACAACTTTATCAAAAACCGGCTGATATTAGCGTCGCCGAGGTTCTTGCTAACCCAGAATTAGCCAGTCACAACCAGCGATTTCAAGAATACATTAACTGGAACCGAGAGACTTTAAAACAAGAATTAGGTTTAGGGGAAGAAGACATCATCGATTTACCCGCTTTATTTGATAATGACGATGGACGAGCAGAGGCTTTTTTCCCCAATATGGTTAATCTTCTCGTACTCAACCAACATCTGGCAATTCCCAAACCCTTTGGCCCCCAAATCCATCAGCAATGCCAATTTGAAGCCTATGTTGAAGGAGTTTTAGGACCTCTCGGCTTAGTCTGCCACTTTATTGATGATTGGGACCCTTACTTTCGCAAAGGTGGGGAAATTCATTGCGGTACCAATACAAGCCGACAACCCCCTACCCAAAAATGGTGGGAAATTGAACCCATGTTTTTTAGCTAA